In one Aerosakkonema funiforme FACHB-1375 genomic region, the following are encoded:
- a CDS encoding HEAT repeat domain-containing protein encodes MVQTVQPAKEEREQQKTERFDVLEGLRKYAPDHVLLVGRPGSGKSTALARLLLEEAQKAQQAQQTKIPVLVELRYYRTSVVELVQEFLQRHDPSLELDAEKLKTWLRQGQLQLLLDGLNELPSEDARRDLKTFRQNYQKTTLMVFTTRDLGVGDDLGITKKLEMQPLTQAQMRQFVRAYLPQQGEQMLSQLGSRLREFGQTPLLLMMLCSLFGKIGKLIPSLGWMFQQFTQLVYDGDLRLNSQAHVYEKVSVAVYRDFKDWWRQLLEHLAFVMMRGESSTVPQLVITRHQAKEIFIQFLKGKVEYPDDRAIRWLIDLLNHHLIQRGTENQKIQFPHQLIQEYYTAESLVKLLPSLSDEELKRDYLNYLKWTEPLALMEELVEDEAQAMRVVKLALEVDLRLGARLAGAVKPEWQEQTVGLVAKLEIPQLLKIQLLGMTLSNSAIPTLLQALSDECSDFRWSAASALGRIGSEVVVSGLSKALKDENSAVRQSATSALGKVGSEKAVSELSQALKDENSAVCQSAASALGKVGSEKAVSALFEALKDKRSDVRQSAGSALGEIGSKAAVLALFEALKDKRSDVRKSAASGLEKVSSEEAVPALIQALEHQDSQIRGRSACALKKIGSKQAVPALIHALEDEESFVRGHAASALGAINSKEAVPALIHALEDRERFVRSNAISALGRMGSQDAVPALIEALKDDNSRIREDAISALKRIDTPEARSALRKASNDRDSYIRGEVAPALAEIGSEQSISELLAALKLDDPHIRGKAVSKLGDIRCEQAVRPLIQTLSDENPDVRRRAVSALRKIGSEEAVFGLVQALKHEKLDVRQNTAEALKKIGSPELLPYFSKLLQEAGTGYILNTISAVQERCKFYNYTLNQLNIPPTQPTSTSLMYILHLSDLHFGTPDQANLWSNQLATDLYNDLSIPHLDSLILSGDIANYSTEEEYKAAEQFLHNFHQDFPLNPEQIILVPGNHDLNWKLARKAYRLVDREDYDGELKDGHYIEESASVIRVRDEAEYKQRFAHFSQFYETIKQKPYPLDYHQQFTLDHLKKQNLLILGLNSAWQLDHHYKTRASIHMEALSNALTQIRRNTDYRNSLKIAVWHHPLNSAFEDRITDQGFMEQLAVAGFRLFLHGHIHKAETSLYRYDISVNGRKLDRICAGTFGAPTRELIPGYPWQYNLLKFEGNKLTVHTRRREELNGAWKPDAQWSQGPGQNPLPYYQIQLSEITTSNSKTQSKETSQPPPVAARQVDLQKIPQSMTCAIILTAIPVEYVAVRSHLTNLREEIHPQGTVYERGNFSANGQTWEIGIVEIGAGNNAAALEAERAIAYFNPSIVLFVGVAGGIKDVRLGDVVAATKVYGYESGKAESIFKPRPDVGLSAYRIIQRARAEAKKPDWLQRLIPPPNQIPRVFVAPIAAGEKVVASAKSGIFKFLQSNYGDAVAVEMEGRGLLQAAHANQQVSALIIRGIANLIDAKSELDAASFQETAAHHASAFAFEILAKLEGLSNSACSSEPETQSNSFLYNVEQGSITNQGTHQGDTVAVSIQQPSGALNSISPTPNFPDFFGRTTELNELEQKVLESRVVLVYGTPGVGKTYVSAKVAKALSEEYKVLWLDKEELTLDELLFQINEFLKANGEYGFITTYDEQKIESQKKIPTLVQVISSSKINKYVIFIDNFQHTNHSELKPFIERFSIYAQKSRVVLLDHLSAHDRLGLSLAAKVQEYEMKGFQRNEATDYINKQSEGSRLEWLPDDVNKVIESTDGHPIALNLIVHLCRRGALLKDVLERPVKYDEEFGASELHQKLLKDIAEHLNNEEKEALHRLSVFRIPVQRSAWKCLNIKEQIVESLLQRKWLTSVSFDRFQMHPLMREFWWEKAPHPQDEKLSWHEKAGHYYWELGKNSAIEILDRSAYLEAYYHFNKTGQANLAAQVVNELICYIYQKERLPSERLPGLTAWLLELDSSVFDNKPWLLLEKGCKLEKKGTGKEAEDVFQQAYRAFEHEKNQLGASVALYYVGKILHRKQPKLALKYLDLVLKIAEESCPPDIPMQIRTLGKLISCYTDLGDYPAALDAATHAENLALTSGDRLGRALILYRKGSSARNQSNFSKAEEFFSSSAEAFEKLGDIYRASKSYSRLGLVQERQGKFAQAINNLEKAIKIKRQINDEYGLALDLDYLADVYRSQGLYRQAINRYEESLALKKKGNDVYGLVKTYNNLARVELTIGRLPEANDYLQKSEEGIKNLKENNERYIGLSGSRLIIQGDLKISQGNHNEALHSYQQAKVCFSSTPHSYARVLLSIGRTYLELRKIALAKKYLNDSLQIFEQQHTPYHEALALTYLARLTAITGRIEEANAQNQKAMSLAIENKLQPILIIYQETQGLIEETKVFKEFNFETIRISEKEEITETLIQRVEKHYDAAIQDESRKKEALRQEEIPKEEILNVVRLRLKKILWRLTVKHFIGEQFSSEQAHQLLQTADNNPDSSSLKKLLMLELLITKQTLHILHSISTLVAKRIAEYALYILCPLVLRFGFNTIRQEIESLAFRFLFPSDYQEITQLINSKFSNQKRFILLLKAELEIRLRQKNIQFELQARAKTPYSIYRKKTERRVNLDEIIDLVGFRIITQTKDECYKALDVVKVMGKLYEGEGILAEPIRDYILRPKKSTGYQSIHVNIMIEPDMEKFKEPESHVVEFQIRTQKMDLAAEVGDAAHSLYKSTANYARPSSKRDNELQQLQQVNLLIECDSGSVNMLGRIIRASKFDISNVDIGKKAENQTILLLELLVKSKKKAWKNTEYVNKAIEQLLNNLKIVNSSSVEIIKTNEHNLENHFFELSPQDKVVLLNELTKDYNVNRKFIYVLTPKGHLKKLEVLILKEGNKKIEIAPTPIDFAYQIHSEVGNQCYQAMINGKKVALNTPLKNWDIVEIIKNKNSHPSLEWLKQPKDIQKNHPFVTTKSARKKIIEWYKKSHREEMVIRGRELLEKELGKKAFEMLLKSGVMQAVAESLNYLAIEDLLAALGSGPFRLNLVVNDAVVEEAGETNKEGESKNKKEDSKKNEEESKKKKEEQKSDYGILKLSKVTNEIYKIKVQRGWDLLTKQINRKEVEKLISSSLIKALLERERCQTFEQVLIKLYENEAEVKRIVNILQQLLDKTHQQEQIQTYTTQSVMLSLATAISSDVLPSKGSPISLRDISKSCIHLAKCCNPVYYEESLGLIKSLSLIKRKGNKIFPESNGRGIFIHRPECHNLKNIPSERRCPVLWSIDVEIETVNRANMLSEITGYLGANGINISEGNFKPKPKPNQDKAVINLSIDVRNSQEYKQVHNLFTQISRMKDVLALRYVEN; translated from the coding sequence ATGGTGCAGACGGTACAGCCAGCCAAGGAAGAGAGGGAGCAGCAGAAAACCGAGCGATTTGACGTGCTGGAAGGGTTGCGGAAGTATGCCCCAGATCATGTATTGCTGGTGGGGCGTCCTGGTTCGGGAAAATCAACCGCACTAGCGCGGCTACTGTTAGAAGAAGCACAAAAAGCACAGCAGGCACAGCAGACGAAAATTCCGGTGTTGGTAGAGTTGCGGTATTACCGAACTTCGGTGGTGGAGTTGGTACAGGAATTTTTGCAACGGCATGACCCCAGTTTAGAGTTAGATGCCGAGAAGCTGAAAACTTGGCTGCGTCAGGGGCAATTACAGCTGCTACTAGATGGTTTAAATGAATTGCCTTCAGAAGATGCGCGACGTGATTTGAAGACCTTTCGGCAGAACTACCAAAAGACCACGTTGATGGTTTTCACGACGCGGGATTTGGGGGTAGGGGACGACCTCGGTATTACCAAGAAGCTGGAAATGCAACCCCTGACGCAAGCACAGATGCGGCAGTTTGTCCGCGCCTATCTGCCACAGCAAGGAGAGCAGATGCTTTCGCAGTTAGGCAGTCGGTTGCGGGAGTTTGGGCAAACACCTCTGCTGTTGATGATGCTGTGTTCCCTGTTCGGAAAGATAGGGAAGCTAATACCTAGTTTGGGCTGGATGTTTCAGCAGTTTACTCAGCTGGTTTACGACGGTGATCTTAGACTAAATAGCCAAGCTCACGTTTACGAAAAAGTAAGTGTTGCCGTTTATAGGGATTTCAAGGACTGGTGGCGTCAACTGTTGGAACACTTAGCATTTGTTATGATGCGGGGTGAATCCTCCACAGTGCCGCAATTAGTTATCACTAGGCATCAAGCTAAGGAAATTTTCATCCAGTTCTTGAAAGGCAAAGTTGAATACCCTGATGATCGTGCTATTCGTTGGCTTATAGATTTACTAAATCATCACTTGATTCAACGAGGGACAGAAAATCAAAAGATTCAATTTCCGCACCAACTGATTCAGGAATATTACACGGCAGAAAGTTTAGTCAAGTTGTTACCAAGCCTCAGTGATGAGGAATTAAAGCGGGATTATCTGAATTATCTGAAATGGACTGAACCCCTGGCACTGATGGAGGAGTTGGTCGAGGATGAGGCGCAGGCGATGCGAGTGGTAAAGTTAGCTTTAGAAGTTGATTTGAGGCTAGGGGCAAGGCTGGCAGGGGCGGTAAAACCAGAGTGGCAAGAACAAACAGTGGGTTTAGTAGCTAAGTTAGAAATTCCTCAGTTACTCAAAATCCAGCTTTTGGGTATGACGCTTTCTAATAGTGCAATCCCGACTCTCCTCCAAGCTTTGAGTGATGAATGCTCTGATTTTCGTTGGAGCGCTGCCTCCGCATTGGGAAGAATCGGTAGTGAGGTAGTCGTATCTGGACTCTCTAAAGCCCTCAAGGATGAAAACTCTGCTGTTCGTCAGAGCGCTACCTCTGCATTAGGGAAAGTCGGTAGCGAAAAAGCTGTGTCTGAACTCTCTCAAGCTCTCAAAGATGAGAACTCTGCTGTTTGTCAGAGTGCTGCTTCCGCACTAGGGAAAGTCGGTAGCGAAAAAGCTGTATCTGCACTCTTTGAAGCTTTAAAAGATAAACGCTCCGATGTTCGTCAGAGTGCTGGTTCTGCATTAGGGGAAATTGGTAGTAAGGCAGCCGTGTTGGCACTCTTTGAAGCTTTAAAAGATAAACGCTCCGATGTTCGTAAGAGTGCTGCTTCTGGGTTAGAGAAAGTCAGTAGCGAAGAAGCTGTGCCTGCTCTAATTCAAGCCTTGGAACATCAAGACTCTCAAATTCGAGGAAGATCTGCCTGTGCCTTAAAAAAAATTGGTAGTAAGCAGGCTGTACCTGCGTTGATTCATGCCTTGGAGGATGAAGAGAGTTTTGTTCGTGGGCACGCTGCCTCTGCTTTGGGGGCAATCAATAGTAAGGAGGCTGTACCTGCGTTGATTCATGCTTTGGAGGATAGAGAACGTTTTGTTCGCTCGAACGCTATCTCTGCCCTAGGGAGAATGGGCAGTCAGGATGCTGTGCCTGCCCTCATTGAGGCTTTAAAAGACGACAACTCTCGTATTCGTGAGGATGCTATCTCCGCGTTAAAGAGAATTGACACCCCGGAAGCCAGGTCTGCTCTAAGAAAAGCTTCAAACGACCGAGACTCATATATTCGTGGAGAAGTTGCCCCGGCGCTGGCAGAAATAGGCAGTGAGCAATCTATCTCAGAACTCTTAGCGGCTTTGAAACTCGATGACCCTCACATTCGCGGAAAAGCCGTATCTAAGCTGGGAGACATCCGCTGTGAGCAAGCTGTACGTCCACTAATCCAAACTCTGAGTGATGAAAACCCTGATGTTCGTAGGAGAGCCGTCTCCGCATTAAGGAAAATTGGTAGTGAGGAAGCTGTTTTCGGACTAGTTCAAGCTTTAAAGCATGAGAAGTTGGATGTTCGTCAAAATACTGCCGAGGCATTAAAGAAAATCGGTAGCCCTGAATTGCTACCTTACTTCAGCAAGCTTTTGCAAGAAGCTGGCACTGGTTACATCCTTAACACAATATCTGCGGTTCAAGAGCGCTGCAAATTCTACAACTACACCCTTAACCAACTTAATATCCCACCTACTCAACCCACCTCCACCTCCCTAATGTACATTCTTCACCTCTCTGACCTCCACTTCGGCACTCCCGATCAAGCCAACCTTTGGTCTAACCAACTTGCAACAGACTTATACAACGACCTCTCCATCCCTCACCTAGACTCTCTCATCCTCTCCGGCGACATCGCCAACTACTCCACAGAAGAAGAATACAAAGCCGCCGAACAATTTCTCCACAACTTCCACCAAGACTTCCCCCTAAACCCAGAGCAAATTATCCTCGTTCCCGGCAACCACGATCTCAACTGGAAACTGGCAAGAAAAGCTTACAGACTCGTTGACCGCGAAGACTACGACGGAGAACTAAAAGACGGTCACTACATCGAAGAGAGTGCAAGCGTCATCCGAGTCCGAGACGAAGCCGAATACAAACAGCGCTTTGCCCACTTCAGCCAATTCTATGAAACCATCAAACAAAAACCCTATCCCCTGGACTACCACCAGCAATTTACCCTAGACCACCTAAAAAAGCAAAACCTGCTAATCTTGGGGCTAAACTCCGCTTGGCAACTCGACCACCACTACAAAACCCGCGCCAGCATTCACATGGAGGCCCTCAGCAACGCCCTCACCCAGATTCGCCGTAACACAGACTACAGAAATTCCCTCAAAATAGCTGTTTGGCACCATCCCCTCAACAGTGCCTTTGAAGACCGCATTACTGATCAAGGCTTTATGGAACAACTAGCCGTCGCTGGCTTCCGCTTGTTCCTGCACGGTCACATTCATAAAGCTGAAACTAGCCTCTATCGTTATGATATAAGCGTCAATGGTCGAAAATTAGACAGAATTTGTGCTGGAACCTTTGGCGCACCCACCAGAGAGTTGATACCTGGTTATCCCTGGCAGTACAACCTGCTCAAGTTTGAAGGCAATAAACTAACCGTCCATACCCGTCGCCGGGAAGAACTTAACGGTGCTTGGAAACCCGATGCCCAATGGAGTCAAGGGCCAGGACAAAACCCTTTACCCTACTATCAAATTCAACTATCAGAAATAACAACCAGTAATAGTAAAACTCAATCAAAGGAAACTTCACAACCGCCGCCTGTGGCTGCTAGACAAGTTGATTTACAGAAAATTCCTCAATCTATGACCTGTGCAATTATTCTCACTGCTATTCCTGTAGAGTACGTAGCTGTTCGCTCCCATCTAACCAACCTGCGAGAAGAAATTCACCCGCAAGGAACAGTTTATGAAAGAGGGAACTTCTCAGCGAATGGTCAAACTTGGGAGATTGGTATTGTGGAAATTGGCGCAGGTAATAATGCAGCTGCCTTAGAAGCCGAACGAGCGATCGCCTACTTCAATCCCAGTATTGTCTTATTCGTAGGAGTTGCAGGTGGTATCAAAGATGTCAGGCTGGGTGATGTAGTAGCAGCTACGAAAGTTTACGGTTATGAGTCTGGGAAAGCAGAGTCAATCTTTAAACCTAGACCCGATGTGGGATTATCTGCTTACCGAATAATACAACGAGCCAGAGCCGAAGCCAAAAAACCAGATTGGCTGCAACGGCTGATACCACCTCCTAATCAAATCCCCCGTGTATTTGTCGCCCCCATTGCTGCCGGGGAAAAGGTAGTTGCTTCAGCCAAATCCGGTATTTTTAAGTTTCTTCAGTCAAATTATGGTGATGCAGTAGCAGTAGAAATGGAAGGAAGAGGTTTGCTGCAAGCGGCTCATGCTAACCAGCAAGTCTCGGCACTAATTATTCGTGGTATTGCCAATTTGATTGATGCGAAAAGTGAACTAGATGCTGCTAGCTTTCAGGAAACCGCTGCACACCACGCTAGTGCTTTTGCCTTTGAAATTCTAGCAAAGCTTGAAGGTTTAAGTAATTCAGCTTGTAGCAGTGAACCCGAAACTCAATCCAACTCTTTTCTTTATAATGTAGAGCAAGGTTCCATCACCAATCAGGGCACACATCAGGGAGATACAGTTGCTGTATCTATTCAGCAACCTTCTGGTGCGCTAAATTCTATCTCCCCGACACCAAATTTTCCTGATTTTTTTGGTAGAACCACTGAATTAAACGAACTTGAGCAGAAAGTTCTAGAGTCCCGTGTTGTACTCGTATACGGAACCCCAGGGGTTGGAAAAACCTATGTATCAGCAAAAGTTGCCAAGGCACTGAGCGAAGAATACAAAGTACTGTGGTTGGATAAAGAAGAACTAACCCTTGATGAACTGCTATTTCAGATAAATGAATTCTTAAAAGCAAATGGGGAATACGGTTTTATCACGACGTATGACGAACAAAAGATAGAGTCTCAGAAAAAGATTCCTACGCTAGTTCAGGTAATAAGTTCTAGCAAAATTAATAAATATGTTATTTTTATTGACAATTTTCAGCATACTAATCATTCAGAACTAAAGCCATTCATTGAACGATTTAGCATTTATGCACAGAAAAGTCGAGTTGTTCTGCTCGACCATTTATCAGCACATGATCGGTTGGGGCTATCGCTGGCTGCAAAAGTACAGGAATATGAGATGAAAGGATTTCAACGCAACGAAGCAACTGACTATATAAATAAGCAAAGTGAAGGGTCTAGACTCGAATGGCTTCCTGATGATGTGAATAAAGTGATTGAAAGCACAGATGGACATCCTATTGCCTTAAATTTAATTGTTCACCTGTGTCGGAGAGGAGCTTTACTGAAGGATGTGCTGGAACGTCCCGTAAAGTATGATGAGGAATTTGGAGCGAGTGAGCTACATCAGAAACTCCTAAAAGATATTGCAGAGCATCTTAATAACGAAGAAAAAGAAGCTTTACACCGTCTTTCGGTGTTTCGCATACCAGTTCAACGTTCTGCTTGGAAATGTTTGAATATTAAGGAGCAGATTGTAGAATCGCTATTACAACGAAAATGGCTCACATCAGTAAGTTTTGACAGATTTCAAATGCATCCTCTTATGCGTGAATTTTGGTGGGAAAAAGCACCTCATCCTCAAGACGAAAAGTTATCTTGGCATGAAAAAGCTGGTCATTACTATTGGGAGTTGGGAAAAAATAGCGCCATAGAAATCTTGGATCGCAGTGCTTATCTTGAAGCCTACTATCACTTTAATAAAACTGGGCAAGCTAATTTAGCAGCACAGGTTGTGAATGAGTTGATTTGTTACATATATCAGAAAGAACGCCTACCATCTGAAAGACTACCGGGATTAACAGCATGGCTACTTGAGCTAGACAGCAGTGTTTTTGATAACAAGCCCTGGCTACTTTTGGAAAAAGGTTGCAAATTAGAGAAAAAGGGTACAGGAAAAGAAGCTGAAGATGTTTTCCAACAAGCTTACAGAGCGTTTGAGCATGAAAAAAATCAATTAGGAGCGTCTGTTGCTTTGTATTATGTGGGGAAGATACTCCATCGTAAACAGCCTAAACTAGCCCTAAAATACCTTGATCTGGTTCTAAAGATAGCAGAGGAGAGTTGTCCCCCTGATATTCCTATGCAGATCCGAACATTAGGTAAACTTATTAGCTGTTATACCGATCTTGGAGACTACCCTGCTGCATTAGATGCTGCTACTCATGCTGAGAATCTAGCCCTTACCTCTGGAGATCGGCTCGGTCGTGCTTTAATTTTGTATCGCAAGGGTAGCAGCGCACGTAATCAAAGTAACTTCTCTAAAGCAGAGGAATTCTTTAGTAGTAGTGCAGAAGCATTTGAGAAGCTAGGAGATATTTATAGAGCCTCAAAATCTTACTCGCGTTTAGGTCTTGTCCAGGAAAGACAAGGTAAATTCGCACAAGCTATAAATAACCTTGAAAAAGCTATCAAAATCAAACGACAGATTAATGATGAATATGGTTTAGCTCTAGATTTAGATTATTTAGCAGATGTTTATCGGTCTCAGGGACTCTATAGGCAAGCTATCAATCGTTATGAAGAATCACTAGCTCTCAAAAAGAAAGGAAATGATGTTTATGGGCTGGTCAAGACATATAATAATTTAGCTAGAGTTGAGTTGACCATAGGGAGATTGCCAGAAGCCAATGATTATCTACAAAAATCTGAAGAAGGAATCAAAAATTTAAAAGAGAACAATGAACGGTATATTGGGCTTTCTGGCTCACGTTTGATTATCCAAGGAGACTTGAAAATTAGCCAAGGCAATCACAATGAAGCATTGCACTCATATCAACAAGCAAAAGTGTGCTTTAGTTCCACACCTCACAGCTATGCACGAGTTCTATTAAGTATTGGTCGAACTTATCTTGAACTTAGGAAAATCGCTCTAGCTAAGAAGTATTTGAACGATTCTCTACAAATTTTTGAACAGCAACATACACCTTATCATGAAGCTCTTGCCCTAACATATCTGGCAAGATTGACAGCTATAACGGGTCGGATAGAGGAGGCAAATGCTCAGAATCAAAAAGCTATGAGCCTTGCTATAGAAAACAAGTTGCAACCAATTTTAATCATTTATCAAGAGACTCAAGGATTAATTGAAGAGACCAAAGTTTTTAAAGAATTCAACTTTGAGACTATACGAATTTCAGAAAAAGAAGAAATTACAGAAACTTTAATTCAGCGTGTAGAAAAGCACTACGATGCAGCGATTCAGGACGAATCGAGAAAAAAAGAAGCATTGCGACAAGAAGAAATCCCAAAAGAAGAAATCCTAAATGTAGTAAGATTGCGACTTAAAAAGATCCTATGGCGACTTACGGTAAAGCATTTTATTGGTGAGCAGTTTTCCTCCGAGCAGGCTCACCAATTGTTACAAACAGCAGACAATAATCCAGATAGCTCATCGTTGAAAAAGCTGTTGATGCTAGAGCTATTAATTACTAAACAAACACTGCATATCTTACATTCAATATCAACATTAGTAGCGAAAAGAATAGCCGAGTATGCCTTATATATACTTTGTCCTTTAGTTCTAAGGTTTGGTTTCAATACGATACGACAAGAGATAGAAAGCTTGGCTTTTAGATTTCTATTTCCGAGTGATTATCAAGAAATAACTCAACTAATTAATTCAAAATTTTCAAATCAAAAACGCTTTATATTACTGTTAAAAGCGGAGCTTGAAATACGTCTAAGGCAGAAAAATATTCAGTTTGAACTTCAAGCTAGAGCTAAAACACCTTACAGCATCTATAGGAAGAAGACAGAGCGCAGAGTTAACCTGGATGAAATTATTGATTTGGTCGGATTTCGTATCATTACCCAAACTAAGGATGAATGTTACAAAGCCCTAGATGTTGTAAAGGTTATGGGCAAACTTTATGAAGGTGAAGGAATTTTAGCGGAACCTATACGAGATTACATTTTACGGCCTAAAAAGTCCACTGGCTATCAGTCTATTCATGTAAATATAATGATAGAGCCAGATATGGAGAAGTTTAAGGAGCCTGAATCTCATGTTGTAGAGTTTCAAATCAGAACTCAAAAAATGGATTTAGCTGCTGAAGTAGGCGACGCAGCTCATTCACTTTACAAGAGTACAGCTAACTATGCCAGACCTTCATCAAAAAGGGACAATGAACTTCAGCAGCTACAACAAGTAAACTTATTGATTGAATGCGATTCGGGTTCTGTAAATATGTTAGGCAGGATAATCCGTGCTAGCAAATTTGATATTTCAAACGTTGATATAGGAAAAAAAGCTGAAAATCAAACTATTTTACTACTTGAATTATTAGTTAAAAGTAAGAAAAAAGCTTGGAAAAATACAGAATATGTCAATAAGGCTATCGAACAATTGCTTAATAATCTCAAGATTGTCAACAGCAGCAGTGTAGAAATTATAAAAACAAATGAACATAATTTAGAAAATCATTTTTTTGAATTGTCGCCTCAAGATAAAGTTGTATTACTTAATGAATTAACCAAAGATTATAATGTTAACCGAAAGTTTATTTATGTTTTAACTCCCAAAGGTCATCTCAAAAAGCTTGAAGTTTTAATCCTTAAAGAGGGTAATAAAAAAATTGAGATAGCACCTACACCTATTGACTTTGCATATCAAATACATTCAGAAGTTGGAAACCAATGCTATCAAGCGATGATCAATGGAAAAAAGGTCGCTCTAAATACACCTCTAAAAAACTGGGATATTGTGGAAATCATCAAAAATAAAAACAGTCACCCCAGTTTAGAATGGCTGAAGCAGCCAAAAGATATCCAAAAGAACCACCCATTTGTTACAACTAAGTCTGCTCGAAAAAAGATTATTGAATGGTACAAAAAGTCACATCGGGAAGAGATGGTTATTCGGGGACGGGAATTACTCGAAAAGGAATTGGGTAAGAAGGCTTTTGAAATGTTGCTTAAGTCTGGGGTAATGCAGGCCGTCGCTGAATCGCTTAATTATCTTGCAATTGAAGATTTACTGGCAGCTTTAGGGTCTGGTCCATTCAGGTTGAATCTAGTAGTCAATGATGCTGTTGTAGAAGAAGCGGGTGAGACTAATAAGGAAGGAGAGAGCAAAAACAAGAAGGAAGATAGTAAAAAGAACGAAGAAGAAAGTAAAAAGAAAAAGGAAGAACAAAAATCAGACTACGGTATATTGAAGTTGAGTAAAGTAACTAATGAAATATATAAAATCAAGGTTCAGCGAGGTTGGGATTTACTGACAAAACAGATAAACAGGAAGGAGGTTGAAAAGTTAATTAGTTCTAGTTTAATAAAAGCATTGCTTGAACGAGAAAGGTGTCAAACATTTGAGCAAGTTCTTATTAAATTGTATGAAAATGAAGCAGAAGTAAAGCGGATAGTAAATATACTCCAACAATTATTAGATAAAACTCATCAGCAGGAACAAATCCAAACTTATACTACTCAATCTGTAATGTTATCCCTTGCAACAGCGATTTCTTCCGATGTTTTACCTTCTAAGGGTTCGCCAATCTCTTTAAGAGATATAAGCAAGAGCTGCATCCATTTAGCTAAATGTTGTAACCCTGTTTACTATGAAGAAAGTCTAGGTTTGATTAAGAGTTTAAGTTTGATTAAGCGCAAAGGTAATAAAATCTTTCCTGAAAGTAACGGTCGTGGCATTTTCATCCACCGTCCAGAGTGTCACAATTTAAAAAATATACCGAGCGAACGTCGCTGCCCTGTTCTCTGGTCTATCGATGTTGAAATTGAGACCGTTAACCGAGCTAATATGCTCAGCGAGATCACAGGATATTTAGGAGCTAACGGCATTAACATCTCAGAAGGCAATTTTAAACCCAAACCCAAACCCAATCAAGATAAAGCTGTGATTAACCTGAGCATTGATGTCCGAAATAGCCAAGAATACAAGCAAGTTCATAATCTTTTTACCCAAATTAGCCGAATGAAAGATGTGTTGGCGCTTCGCTACGTTGAGAACTAG